The Epinephelus lanceolatus isolate andai-2023 chromosome 16, ASM4190304v1, whole genome shotgun sequence nucleotide sequence TACGACCTGCCCACAGACATTCAACTCCACCTACTATTGGCCTTGCTGCTCCAGCTGACTTCAACAACAGGCTGAAACTTCTGGCTCACACGCATCTCGCTGAAGAACAGAACCCACTTATCTGCTCTGACTTTACTCGTTATActcccacctctctctctcacttagACCTCGATCCTCTCTGTAACTGTATATATCGACATTCACATAATACTCCTGCCTCCACAGCAGATAAAAATATAATTAGATTTAAACTTAGAGCCATAAACTTGACCACCAGCTTCCCAAGATGTTTCACTTTAGAGTGAAATCAGGTGATAAGGCTAACTGAGCTAGCAGTGGCGACACCGCCAACAACAGAAGAACAGTTCCTCTAGATATCTGTTTGTATACAGCGGTTCCTTGTTGGGCTTACAGGCTGTGCGGCAGTGTTTTTGATGCTCTCTTTCATTTTCCCGTCTGTCTCTGGTTCTGTGTCTGCGATGTCGCCTCCACTCTCCTCACTGATGTATAGAAAGGTCCCGCTGCTTCCCTCTTTTGGTGAAGCAGGTGGAGATGACGATAGCAGGCGGTGGTGGGTGAAGGCTGTGTGGCTACTCTGAGGTGGATAATGCTCCAGGCGGTCGTTCTCCACCTCGGGCATGGGCGTGATGGTGACGTCGTTGAAGGTGGTGGCTGGATGGTGAGGGTGGGGGTCTCCTGGGGCAGAGCAGGGCGGCTGAGCTGGTCTTGAAGTTTCAGGGTCCGAGCAGCTGAGCTCTGATGAGAAGTGGCTACAGTGCGAGTCAGCGACTGAGGGCAGGCTGCCGCTCAGAGATGGTGAATCAAACTCAGAGGAGTTGGTGCTGCGCTGCTCCAGGAGCTGAGCATCCATATCTCCGCGTGTCTcgtttatttttgtgtctcctttgctgctgctgctggctcttTTCCAAAGCTTGCCTCTGCTCTTTTTGCCCCCTGAGGTGGAGGCTTCCTTTGACCAGGGTGACGACGGGCAGTAGTGGTTGTCGTGCTGCACGCAGCAGCAGGTGGAGGGGCATGCGCATGTGCCACCGCTGGCACCTTTAAGGCCAGCAGTGTTGCTGCTACAGCTGGCTTCATccaggctgctgctgccgctgccgtGCCTCACCTTCTCCTGTTTGGACTCCACGTCTGCCTGAACTTCCAGACTACTGTCtctgcaaaataagaaaactaaAGATTAATACTCACTTGCATATTTATTAAGATCATCAGTTTTTGTGTGCTTCGAGCTGGGGTTGTCacgataaaaacaaaacttcacTACCATGCTACTGACAAGCCAATCACAGGGGATGGCGAGCAACTACCACAACACTTGTGTtcatgttcaaaataaaatattcaactTCAGGTGAAACAGTGCAGCCGCTTGTCAATGTCTTTTTTTGCCCAGCCGTCCAAAAATAATGAAGGAGGAGCGGGACAATTACCAAAAAGACCAACCGTCTCAtcgctgaacaacaacaatagaGGAGAAATTAATACAGGACCCACAGAGCTACAGGTCCGTCCTCTCTCCCTATGTGCTTCAGCCTTCGCTTCATCCAGAGCAGGTGCTCTATCTTGCGCTGACATTTGTACTTGTGTGGATATTCTATATATAAGTGACCAGTTGAGCCTCTCGTAATTACCGCAGGGGAATTTCCCCCACTACTTCCAGCATCACTACTAAAGCAGAAAGCCTGCAGTTCAGTaaatactgataaaaacacacaatgacATTCCTTCATACAACTTGACCACAGGGCGTCTGGCAAGAGATGCTAGATAAACTAGGGCAgggatttctttttaaataggTCATAAATGTGTTGACGCAACAAGAAGGTTGCTTCGACTACTGACCTTTCCAGAGGCATGTAGGCATTGAGGATGGACCCCGCCATGGCTTTTGTGCTTGCATTGTCACTGATCGTCCCGAGACTGACAGTGGCCGACTCCCCGCTCAGACTGCAGCGCTCCTTCTGGACATCAGCCTGCACTTCCATTCTGAAAATAACATagacataaaatatgaaaaatgtaattCATGATGAGTCACTGCATGTTTGCTTCACAAAGTACAGGAGAACACAATGGCAGAAACTAGGAAATCCATCCATTGAACCTTAACGAATTACCTGTTATAGCAGCTACCAGAGAGGCTGCCCGTGATGCTGGTCCCGGCGAGGGCCGTGGTGCTGGCGTTGTCACTCATGTTGTCCCGCTGAGCGGAGCTCATGCCGCAGCGCTCCATGTGACTCCCACTGACACTCAGACTCAGGCCCGTCAGGCCACCGACACTCGCTCCGTCTCCGAGGCTGGGATTGTTGAGCCGAGTCTCTGCCACTGAGGTCGTGTCTGAGGAGAACGAGGGAAACAAGAGTTGTCATTTTGTTAATTaagagaagacaaagaagagCCGTAATGTATGTGGAGCAAAGAATTATTTGGCTTGAggaaaccaaaaaaagaaagacatagATTAAAACGAGACGGAGGGAAATACAGACTGAGCCATAAAGAAGAATTGGGGCAGGGGACCCCAGACAACAACACTGAAGTCAGGGCACAAAGTTCATTCTTCTGATGTTATATCAATGACTTTATTGACTTTTATCGGCTTTAAATTTATCCCGAATCAACCGAGTGATGAATTTGTAGGTGTGAATAAGTGTCATCGTGTCTCACGCCTTTATGTTCCTGGAAAGGTCAAAGTCCCTGCTGTCATTTGGATTCATAATCATCATTCACAGTGTTGACACAGGCTGTGAGAAACACAATCTGTCTCCCTAAACGCCTCCTGGGAAAGTAAGACAGGCTCAACCTTGCACAGGCGTCAGTTTgacagtgacaaacacacaatGACAGGACAAACCCCCAATATTGAGCCAGTCACttcacaccatcacacacatcaaacaACTATCAACTGTTTTGGCGATTCACCGGCTATGAATAATCCATATGTATACACAAAGGCACTGACAGGTGTAGGTGTGCTTCTGCAAGCCAAACAGAGTGGCATTAACACAAATGTGCCCGCACACACAGCTGCCAACACTGTTATGGtttttaaaatgctgctggTATGAAATATTCAGGTGTTGTGCTAAATCAAAATGACTGTACCAATAACAATGACACATAAGTCAGTCTGCAGGGACTGTAGGACAGGAGAGTAAGCATTTATTATATACTGAATAAGCCAATTTTAGTCATTAGACTACCTTACTTGTGTATAAATTCACAATTAAATGGAGTGATAAAaggtctgtgttgtgtttcagatGGCAAAACAAATTCCTGCATGCTGACAGTAAAGTTAAGCTGAAGCTAACATTGAAGTtatttatttgcctttttttgtatATTCTGCATATTCCTGAGAACACATCAGAAATGAGCGGCATTACTTTTGTTAGAGATGCTCACCTGTGGCTGCTGCCCCGCTACCTATGTTGTCATTTTCGTCGTCAAACTCGATTCGCACCCCTTTGCCATTGCCAGCAGACACTCCACAGCCGCCGCTCCGACACAGTGAGATCGGGACAACTCCGTAAACGTAAGCCAGCATGATCGGGACGCCAATGCCTACAAGACATAaagtaaacacacactttaactATGGAAGTTTCATCAGGGTTCAAAggtaaactgtaaataaaaatccATCATATCCACCTTTTTAGACATCTCAAAGCAAAAAGACAAGAGCACAACATGAGGAATGTTTTGGGACAATTTCCAAACTCTGTGACCCACCAAAGACAcccttttaaataatttaaacgTTGTCGAAAAACAGATGGCGAAGGAGAGAAAGTTAAGAGGGAAAAGAGAGGCGCTGAGCACTTCTTTCTTACCAACAGTGACGGCTGCGACCACAGGCGACACGATCACTGAGAGTGTCACACCACCAGCTATCACCAAGTTTCTCTTGTGTTTAGAGATGTCCTTGCCCTCATAGCGGTTAtggatctgaggaggaaaaTCATTGTTCATTACCTTTAAATTTATATCACAATGTTGGCAACTGTGACTGAAAATCACCACTCAAAACTGACAAATATCCTGTTAACAAACTGGTACATACAATGCAATGTATTTAGATTATACATGTGTATTAAATGTGACATTGTAGTTCTATGCTTTCCTTTGATCAGAATAAACAGTTTGCTGTTGTTTCATTTCCCTCCTCAGCTGTCTGGTGTTACCTCTCACCTTTCTACCCACATAGACCGGGATGCCAATGATCATTGCAGGGATAGCAATGCCGGCTATGAGGGCGATACCGACGGGTGCGCCCACCAATGTGCCGAGCTGCCAGAGGATCTTCTTCTTTCTGCTCCAGGGCTTCTTCCCCCAGAAGGTGCAGCCTGACGGACTGAGAGAtttggagggagagagaaatcgGATTGTCAGACAAacggagagaaagaaaggagattTTTCTGGGTGTGTGTATCATGGTTAACATAACTATTTATACTAAAACATAAGTTATTAATACTAATCTAacagtatttaaaaataaatcctaTTTAGTCATTGCTCAAGATGAATGCCCAAactcaaacaaaacagaaattcaatgctgtttccaaaatgaaggcaaaatgccaaaaaattatCGGTAAAACACCCAGAAAATGCTGTAAGGAAACACAGCTGTAGTAATTAGAGCTACTGAGCcgtttttttctgtctcaccTTAAATAGTGCAGGTCAGAGATCTCCTTCATGCAGAGCCAGCAGAATTCGCAGCCGCAGACAGCACAGGTCATGTGATTACAGCTTCCATCATTCATCTTAATGATGTAGGCAGCACAACGAGGGCATGGCTTGATGTCATCACCTAGTTGGTGTTAATTAAGGGAAAGCAAGAGGCGCATTTAGCACACAGTATTTCTGGTGAATATTTATAGTGCGTATTGTACACTGCGGCCTGTATATTGTGGCTGACAAAGGTGACAGGTGTGTTGAAGGTACAGATTGTGTGTATTTACCTGCGGCTCCACTCTCTTGGCTGTAGCTGAGGGAGGAGGATCTGAAACTTCTCAACCGGAGGGTTTGGGCCCTTTGTTGCCGTGCGGTGTCACATGTCTGGTTGGGATGCCACAGCTGTTTACAGTGGTAGCAGAACTCTGTCCCACAGCCCTCTCGCCCACAGGTGATCTTCGGGCAGCTCGCACAGCCAAATGCAATGACTGCGTAActaagagaggaaaaaaaataaacagccaAAATGGTGGTTAGTATTTGCTGGTACGAGAGCATGGATGTAGTAGTTTTGCACAACACTAGGGGTCAGCAGGGCTAAAATGACAAGTGTAGAGGAAGTGAAACCAAGGAGAAATTTCTAGTGTTTAAACTCAAAAATCCAATAAACTTTCACAGCACACACTGCTGCTATTTACATCGTCAGGAATCCAACACCTTGAGAAGTGTTTGTTCCATAAACACAGGAAATTAGCTGACTTTCCATGATGACTTCACCAATGAGCTCTGTTACAATAAATCAGTGCTGACACAATCAGTTCTGCATGACTGCATATTtccagagtgtccctcatcaaTTCTAACAGTGAGAGCTGTTATTAAAAAGTACACGGCATGACTGAGGCAAAGTCCAAGTTTAGTTGTAAACATGCAAATCTTAAACAACTTGACAAACTGGCACTGTAATAAAATGCCGTGACACAATTACTGCCTCAAATAAATCCCTTTACTGTctgtgaaaataataaaatgacagGTAGGTACTGTTTCTTCTTGCTTGCTGCCACACGGACCTACTTGCGTCCCCCTAGTCTGGTCTGGTATTTTcactgttgctttttttttgttctacataaatcaattaattgtttggtctataaaatgtcaggatgagtgaaaaatgtccatccTAGTTTCTCAAAGTCCAAGGTGaggtctttaaatgtcttgtttttcagTCCAGATTCcaaatatattcattttaaagtgTTATGAAACAGAAATAAGCAGGGAATCTCTACATCTGAGAGGCTGCATTTTCCTGCATTTTTATACGTAAAATTACTTAAACTATAAATCAATTATCATAATAGTTGGCAATTATTTTTCCTTCAATCACCTAACTGATTAGTTTTCTAATCCTTGCAACTCTGATGGATAAAATGAGACATTAATAATCCTTTTGTGGAAAGGAACACCTTAGATATGGTAGAGGGGAGTGCAGGGCAACCGGCCTATTAATACGTTAAGTGAATGTATTACAACCTCAGTTAAATCCTGAGATTGCCGCAGCCATAGCAGGGTTATCATGGGAACATCAGAACAGAAGATaagggaaaaacaaacactccaGCTGGCGTTTAAATTGGACTGGACTGGATGTCACTGTGTGCAAATTAAGCATGAAGGTCCAGTGTAAATGATGGAAATAAGAGTTTACAGCTTACAGGAAATCTTCAGCGGATCAAAATATTGTGAACAAATAGCCAGATATCTTCATTTATAGATGTAATTTAGTAAAGTAAGCCAAAGCTGCTTATTCAGCTATGAAAAAAATTGGGGGTTTAGCTTATATAGCTGCTCACAATGGTTGTTGGTTGATAAACAGCTGTTTGAGATAAGTATAAGTCCAATAGACATGCAAACGTCAGCTAATACGAAAGACGCAACAGTGACAACAGCTGTGAAGAAGGTGACAGTTATTTGGTCTCAATTTTGGTTTCCAATGATTATGAAAACAAGACAATTGCGATAAAATAATTACTGTGACACAATCGCAATGATGCTCTCAGTTTGTCTTGTTACAAATCCAGCGCACCTCTATCCTTTACAGTGCTCTTGCCCCTCAAAGCCCAAACTTACTCTCAAGTTGGCTGCGGCACCTCCAGCCAAGATAACCGTCAATGAGTAATCATGTTAAATGATTTTAATATCAATATTGACTAaaatggggcgtcggtggcttagtggtagagcaggcgccccat carries:
- the LOC117263498 gene encoding E3 ubiquitin-protein ligase RNF19A-like, giving the protein MSSLPQQHHGSTGSERDLHSAASSVSLPSVRKPPKKRRLSIHSLFSRRCRPDRDPKRKSRPLQAGAGVDGIVSTESVQAETVHDKTSAQSALGVASTSSASGSSSELLECPLCLLRHARERFPDIMTCHHRSCADCLRQYLRIEISESRVNICCPECSERFNPHDIQMILGDRALMEKYEEFMLRRWLVAEPDCRWCPAPDCGYAVIAFGCASCPKITCGREGCGTEFCYHCKQLWHPNQTCDTARQQRAQTLRLRSFRSSSLSYSQESGAAGDDIKPCPRCAAYIIKMNDGSCNHMTCAVCGCEFCWLCMKEISDLHYLSPSGCTFWGKKPWSRKKKILWQLGTLVGAPVGIALIAGIAIPAMIIGIPVYVGRKIHNRYEGKDISKHKRNLVIAGGVTLSVIVSPVVAAVTVGIGVPIMLAYVYGVVPISLCRSGGCGVSAGNGKGVRIEFDDENDNIGSGAAATDTTSVAETRLNNPSLGDGASVGGLTGLSLSVSGSHMERCGMSSAQRDNMSDNASTTALAGTSITGSLSGSCYNRMEVQADVQKERCSLSGESATVSLGTISDNASTKAMAGSILNAYMPLERDSSLEVQADVESKQEKVRHGSGSSSLDEASCSSNTAGLKGASGGTCACPSTCCCVQHDNHYCPSSPWSKEASTSGGKKSRGKLWKRASSSSKGDTKINETRGDMDAQLLEQRSTNSSEFDSPSLSGSLPSVADSHCSHFSSELSCSDPETSRPAQPPCSAPGDPHPHHPATTFNDVTITPMPEVENDRLEHYPPQSSHTAFTHHRLLSSSPPASPKEGSSGTFLYISEESGGDIADTEPETDGKMKESIKNTAAQPVSPTRNRCIQTDI